CATCATTTTTCACTATTATGACTTTACATATTCTTAAACCTAAATGTAACTTATAATAGAAAATACATGTCATACAAACACCTGGGGCATAGacaccatttatttatttttagtttaatactcatctagaaaaaaaaaatctcattccaCCACTATATTCATTTTCATATGCTAATGTTATTCTAGGCCAGGTTAAAGGGTCCAGTTTTGCTTCTACTTAGTGAATCATGtcattttggggtttttttttccctttcttttctttttgtataaaatattacatGCAAGTGGTTTTcctaatattctttttttatggtGTACAAACATTCTCTACATGGTGCCGAATCCAACTTTAATAAAACCTAAATGtaacttataaatatttatttatgcaaTAATGCATTATATCTTTACTCATTTTCAAAACTAATTATTATAACTTatcaatcatgatatgacagtCATTTTTAACTATTAAGACTTTACATATTCTTAAACCTAAATGTAACTTATAATAGAAAATACATGTCATACAAACACTTGGGGCAGAgacactatttatttatttttagtttaatactcatctggaaaaaaaaaaaaaaaaatctcattccaCCACTATATTAATTTCCTTGTGCTAATGTTATTCCAGGCCACGTTAAAGGGTCCAGATTTGCTTCTACTTTGAGAATCATGTCATTTTCAACCATGTGTCTTAAcaaaggggtttttttttccccttttttttttctttttgtataaaatattaaatgcaagtGGTTTTcctaatattctttttttatggtGTACAAACATTCTCTAGATGGTGCCGAATCCAACTTTAATAAAACCTAAATGtaacttataaatatttatttatgcaaTAATGCATTATATCTTTACTCATTTTCAACACTAATTATAACTtaccaatcatgatatgaccaTCATTTTTCACTATTATGACTTTACATATTCTTAAACCTAAATGCAACTTATAATAGAAAATACATGTCATAAAAACACCTGGGGCAAAGacaccatttatttttttttagtttaatactcatctgaaaaaaaaaaatctcataccACCACTATATTCATTTCCGTATGCTAATGTTATTCCAGGCCAGGTTAAAGGGTCCAGTTTTGCTTCTACTTAGAGAATCATATGTCATTTTCAACCATGTGTCTTAACaaagggggttttttttttcctttcttttctttttgtataaaatattacatGCAAGTGGTTTTcctaatattcttttttttatggtgtACAAACTTTCTCTACATGGTGCTGAATCCAACTTTAATGAAACCTTTAACAAGCACATAGAATCACAAACACATGCATAAtaatttagttaaaaatattaatgtgaTAACAAATTTGATTGATGTTATTTCTATAACAAATCATTTCCATCGCATTCGAATACATTACTTATAATAGAATATGGTTTTAcatcactttattattattattagtattattattattttgagttatgtttaATAATATTACGTTTCGGCATTCGGTCTAGTTTGGTAATTCTGGTCTATTTCAGTCCACTTTTGTCCAAACACTCTCAAACTTTAGtgaataaaatccaaacacccttaaaatttaggaggtaaaatctaaattcttaagcttcagggtgtaaaatccaaacacccacAAACTTTAGGTTGTAAAATTCAAACTCTGAAACTTCagagtgtaaaattcaaacacccatAAACTTTAGAGGTATTATTTGCAATTCatccaaaaaattatatattcccACGCATCGCGTTGTCATGCAACTAGTTTTAACTCTTAAtatctatactatttataagaggGTTCCCCTTTTTGGACTgaacttttatgtggttcagaAACAACCCCTAAACCTTAGTTTAACAGGGAAAAAACTTGAGGACAACctgataaaaatatatcaactccacttaaaatgcTTACAAAATACGACACTCTCCTACTAATCCATGTCTTCAAAGCAAACTTatcccaataaaaaaataaaaaggggggATATTATGAcactagccaaaaaaaaaaaaaaaaaaaaagcctcatcccATGCGTAAATCACGTGTGATAAGGCTAGTAATTGTATTAGCGCATTTGAGTTAATTAGGGTAAGAAATACCATTGGAGGAGGAATTCAAGGTAATGAACATTGGAAGAGTTGTTTTGTAAACGTATATATTAATTAGAATGAATTGTCAACCTCAAGCATATGTTCTTGATGCTTAAAAAGTGGATTctggtattttatttttattttattttatacaagatataattctactctagcctaatctaagtgtatatgtgtgtgaactatgaaactccctcctgaaaACTTGAACTCCGGCCTTACCCttcacacctcacaagcacttatacttgtgaagtgattatcgcaccaagggtgtgcggtggtgagAATACtggtattttgattttttcggTAACTGATATCTTAATGAAGAAATTATGCTTGCTAATTTGTCAAATTCGGGATGTCAATTTGGTAGGGAGGAATCTTATGAAACCTCTATACTGCGGAAAATGGGACAAATCTTGGAGATTTTTGCTAATGGTTTGAAAATCTTAAAAGACTTTAATACATGCCACAGTAGAGAAGCAGAAAATGGCATTAATTGATTGGGGTACGTAATATTCATGTCTCAACGTGTGTCAGGTCCCTTCTCTACCAAATGAAATGTTGTATGTTCTGTGAttataatcactttgcatctcTTTATCCTTCAGAGTATAAATTTGTTTCACATGTTGCACTCCCTGCTTCTAAACTTGAAATAGCAACAAtgtgctctctctcttttgtacATATCATTCTGTTCAGTTCATATAACTAGTGGCATCCAGGATTACTAATGATGAAAGTTCCAATCCAGTTGCGAATTCCTGAAGTACTTCATAAAGTGATGTTGCAGGTTTACAACCTTTGCTTGCAAACGAAATGATAAGAATGGTTGTTCTGACAATCAAATGAAAAGTAAAACATCTAATCTGTTTTACAAGGGAAATGAAAAACAcctatatatttgtatttattttccgATAAAGGTGtatttcattttgtttcatttgtgACAGAATTCATCTGAGTCTCATTGATGGAAATCTCTTCCATTTTGTCATCATCAAATCCTTTTTCATCGTCTGGCTGCGCAATGACAAGAATTTCTGTCCTTTTTGCCCAAAGTACACAGTAAAGGCCTGCAATGATGAGAGACGCTCCTACCAAGCTGGGCAACACCAAATATACAAAAGAAAGTAGTTTAGTTCCTCATTTCCTCCCTAGCAATATGGACAATTAATACACACAATGCCAGATTGTTTGTGAGGTTCTATTATTTACTAACAATTGTGACATGTAGCAGAAAACAGAAAATTGTGATAGAAAGCTACAACTGGATTGTGATAAGCAAATTTTTATGATAGGAGAATCAGAAACCAATGACTTGCAAGTGGCAGAAAGAATGTGTTCTATCTATAGCCCACCTGCCCACGCGTAGTCTCTCTGCAAAAGCAATTGCCGAGAATAGTCCCACAACAATTAAGAGTAGTGGACTAAACATTGCTGCAAAAACTGGTCCCTTATTACTGATACACCATGTTTGCAAGTAGTAGACTAAAGCTGAGATCACCACTCCCTATTACAAAAGTAAGCAGGAAGAGATGAAGACTATAATGTTTTACTTTCAAAGGTATCAAATTCCATGAAAGACACGCATTTGTAAGAGTAAACACTCACACTGTAGAGGATGGTTAATAGCTGCATGTTCCACTCCAGCTTCCATAAGTCTAGATTTCTTGCAAAAAACAGGGCAAGAAAAAAAGATTGCAACGATGCAAAGAAGCAAATCAAAGTGTTCAGCGATAATCTAGCTGGGTAGACTTTGTAGACCACAGCCTGAGAATAAATAGACCaaatttggggaaaaaataTGAACAAAGAAAGGAATTTTTTCATACATGATATATTGCCATCATTTGAAAATATATGGTACATCACCTGCAGAATCAGCCATAAACTCCATGCTATGTGACTTGTCAGAATAAGTGCAGCACCCTTAATCCAGTTATCCTTGCCATGGCTCAACTCACAACTGTTGGTGCTACAGATGATTATCAGAGGCCTGT
This genomic stretch from Castanea sativa cultivar Marrone di Chiusa Pesio chromosome 1, ASM4071231v1 harbors:
- the LOC142621903 gene encoding WAT1-related protein At5g64700-like; the protein is MKSFASYGAMAIVQLAYGGANILTKIALEKGLNQLVFVVYRHILAMLLLGPFAYVLERKNRPPLSFSVIAKIFLLSSLGTTIHLNVYYAGLAYTSPTVASALSNVIPSLTFLIAVILRMETLNIASVRGQAKVLGTLICIGGALTFTFWKGRYLFKGFVHRPLIIICSTNSCELSHGKDNWIKGAALILTSHIAWSLWLILQAVVYKVYPARLSLNTLICFFASLQSFFLALFFARNLDLWKLEWNMQLLTILYSGVVISALVYYLQTWCISNKGPVFAAMFSPLLLIVVGLFSAIAFAERLRVGSLVGASLIIAGLYCVLWAKRTEILVIAQPDDEKGFDDDKMEEISINETQMNSVTNETK